AAGCTTTACCACCCCTATCGTTCTCACCATCGATGATTTTAGCGGTCTTTTCTCATTTATCGCTGAGTAAAAATACCTGACATATGATAATTTTTTAGTTCTCGCAAGACTAATACGGATTATTAAGTACGGGTAGAGGTGCAAataaaccaatagatcaaacaaaaAATTTAGTTCAAAAGATGTTTTTTTGTCACCTGTTCTTTTTGGCAACATATGCTTGATTGATCACAGGTAACTCAAAGTTGTTAGTAGACATAGATTTTCTTGACACCACCCCTGTCCGAAAGTGAATAGTTACTATCTCCATACAAGGTTCGATCATATGTATCCGCTCCATTAAATGTTCCACATGCAATATATTCGACGCCACCAACACGATAACTTCATTTCCATCATCATCAACATCGTCCCACGCATTAACAGCATGTAATATATTTATTCCAGGCGCATCAAACCACTTGATCTCGGACTCATTTGTTGCATATCGTGGAAGAATACCAATTTTTGGGACTTTCGTTGGATCAACACTTACTAGACATCGTCCACGAATAAAGTTCATAGGATCCACTTCAAGTTGAATGTCAAAAATGATTGCATACTTTTGAGTAATAGCCAAGTCATGTGATAGTGATGATTGTTTCATGGAGAAAATCGGAACATCGGGATGCTTATTTCCATTTGCATCGAAGCGAAAGTAAGTTAAATAAGGCCGTGTTGCCCAATAACGAAATGCAAACGCCTCTTTAGTGTCGGGATCAACCTTGGGGTGGGCCGTCATGTTTAAGGTGAGCTTACCATTAAAATCATGACGACCTAACGTTATTACGTCACCGTCGTCTTTCACTTTGATTTCATATGGAAGATCGGACTCGCATAATGCGTACACCCGACCACCAAAAAACGCTACACTAGTGTTTGCAACACCAAAACCTTTAGACATGTCATAGTGTCCCAATATAGCTCGTGCAACATATAATGTTGCACGAGCAATAAAGGGACCAAGATCCTGCATACCTCCGATAATATTTGGAATGATGCATGATCCAACTTGGTGCTCAAAAAGATACTTATTTGTTTTCACATATCTGCAACAAAACGTAGCTCTACCTTGAGAAATTCGTAACGACTGCATCATCCCATCACCATCGAAGTAATGGTGAGGACCATTAGTGGTAAACTGTGGGTTTGGTCCGATACGAATATACACGCCATTAAGACATGAAAGGATGGACAATGAGCCATGTATGACGTCACATTCAGTGGGGCTTAGCTCATCAACCGGTCCGAAATTGTCACATAGGACGTGGTTTGGGTCTACTGATAAGTGAAGAGGAGGATCGATGAATTTGATGATTGCTCTTTCAAGGGTTTCGAAAAAAATTTCGAGTAAAGATTTTCTTGAATCGAAATGAGTATGGTTCGCTCCTTGTTCCGGCCCTTTTTCAGTTATTCTTGCTACCTGTACATTTTGTTGATTTCGCCTGGAAACGGACACGATGAATCTTGAACCAGATTTCATTATACTTGAGAGAGGATATAAATTGGTAATGGTGCATCGTTGATTAATTAGAGGCGTACAGATCGAACTGAACAATGTTGTTCCCATTGCTAAAATCTTTAAAAACGTTTGTAGAGAATATGTTAATATGAATAAATCTTAAATCTTCGTTAGATGGCAATCGTGTTTTCAAGTATACAGGTGACAAAAATTTGTACTCTAGTATGCAGTCGGTACTCATTTTTAAACGTGTCTTAATAAACAAGCTGTGAATTGATTGGTTTGTGGCTCACATTTACAAGACATAGTCTATCAGTTGAACAGAAGATAGGAGATATTATTGCAAAATAATGTTGGACGAATTATTGAAGATATTTTGGCACTTCAAAAATGTGTCAATTGTGAACTTGAGGATGAATAGTGTGAATGTGCTTTGTAGGTTTGTTTTCTTACCTTGATTTCATAAACTAAACAAAATGAAATATAGACATGGTTATGGAAACTTTGAAAGGCAAACTCAAAGAGTGTAAAAGAAATCTGGATTTTAGGAATGGGTTTGCAATGTTTAGTATCAACTGATTTGATTTAACACATAGGATACAATGTCTTGTATCGATATCTTTTTAATTATTAAGCAGCTTTTTTAAAGAAACCGTTATTGGACAACTACTAGTGCAAATGTTACAATTTACGTGTTTGTTTACAGTTTTGAATGTACTTGtctactgtttttcttctattatcAATACTGGTATTGGACGTCCATTTATGCTTTGGTGCTTATTAAGCCTTATAAATTTATGACAACTTTGAAAATCTAGGATGGGTTT
The window above is part of the Rutidosis leptorrhynchoides isolate AG116_Rl617_1_P2 chromosome 1, CSIRO_AGI_Rlap_v1, whole genome shotgun sequence genome. Proteins encoded here:
- the LOC139880869 gene encoding probable carotenoid cleavage dioxygenase 4, chloroplastic; the encoded protein is MKSGSRFIVSVSRRNQQNVQVARITEKGPEQGANHTHFDSRKSLLEIFFETLERAIIKFIDPPLHLSVDPNHVLCDNFGPVDELSPTECDVIHGSLSILSCLNGVYIRIGPNPQFTTNGPHHYFDGDGMMQSLRISQGRATFCCRYVKTNKYLFEHQVGSCIIPNIIGGMQDLGPFIARATLYVARAILGHYDMSKGFGVANTSVAFFGGRVYALCESDLPYEIKVKDDGDVITLGRHDFNGKLTLNMTAHPKVDPDTKEAFAFRYWATRPYLTYFRFDANGNKHPDVPIFSMKQSSLSHDLAITQKYAIIFDIQLEVDPMNFIRGRCLVSVDPTKVPKIGILPRYATNESEIKWFDAPGINILHAVNAWDDVDDDGNEVIVLVASNILHVEHLMERIHMIEPCMEIVTIHFRTGVVSRKSMSTNNFELPVINQAYVAKKNRYFYSAINEKRPLKSSMVRTIGVVKLDITASSENNTKDRNKHIVASRMYGENCFGGEPFFVARDPKDPNSEEDDGYVVSYVHDESSGKSKFVAMDARSPSLEIVVEVKLPQRVPYGLHGIFIRENDL